Genomic segment of Kovacikia minuta CCNUW1:
GATGATGTTGTGTATGTTGATCCGCCGGATAACAAAGAGGCAGAAAGAACAAGAGTAAAACCAGATGATGTGTTGCTGACGATTACAGGTTCAAAAATTGGAAGAGTTTGCTATGTTCCGAAGAACTTTGAAGAGGCATATAAGTAGCTGGGTGGAATCAAACGTAGGATGGGTTAGCGGTAGCGTAACCCATGCAGGTGCTGGGTTTCGTGCCTCAACCCAACCTACGCAAGTTTTATATTTAATTAGTCCCACCTACTTATTAGTCAGCATGTAGCAATTATTAGAACTAGGAATATCAACTCAATTTATCTTTCTTTCTATCTATCAATGCCAAATTGTGGTCAGCGTATAATTGAAAAACAACAATATGGGCAGGCAAAACCGGGTTTAAATCTTACTCAAATTGGAAATTTTGAGATCCTTGACCCAGACATCAACTTCCAACATCACTTCGCTGCTATCGTCGAGAAGGTTGAAGGCATCAAATCCCGCTATCAAGAAAGCCTTGCCGATCTGGAAACTCTTTATGGTGCACTGAGCCAAAAAGCCTTCAAAGGTGAACTGGATCTATCGCGGGTTCCGTTAAGCTCGGAAAGCACGGAAGTAATGGAAGAAGAAAATCACGATACAAGCGAGCAGCAACAAACGACGAATACGTCGAATCTGCCTGCACCATCAGACCTTGCGGCATTAAAATCAGCCGAGGGGCGCAATGCCATACTCGACCAATGGTTGGCAATTTGGCATGAGCAACTGAATAACGAGCCTATCCCCGTCCAGCTATTCATGGAAGCAGCTCAGCAACGCCTGTGGGAAATAGCTGATGACGGTGCCCAGCAGCGCTTATGGGAACTGACAGAGGACGATACTCTAGAATTGGGTGCAGCAGAGTACGATTACGTCCGAGCATGGATATTTGAGTCGTTGGGTAGGGGGCGCTTGGCACAAACCTACGATGACGACAAGAATCGCGTTCAACTGAAGGCGGTGAGCAACCGATGACGCGAGGCATCTCTTATTTCACAGCCTTCGGTGTTCTGCATCCATGAAACTCCTGCGCCTAAAAATCACTGACCCAAAAGGATTTCGCAGCCTACAATCGGAATTTGAGTATTTCTTTCGCACCGAATGGGAATTGCAGGAAGAGCAGGACTTTGCGCCCTTTGTATGCGCCGGACGCAACGGCAGCGGCAAGTCAAACCTGCTGGAGGTGCTGGCCGGGATCTTCTACCATCTGGAGTGTATAGATCTCGATAAAAAACCGGATAGCTTTGACTATGAGGGGCAAACGAACCCCGATGGATTTCGCAGCGACAAAGCAATCCCAGACGGCTTTGAGATTGAGTATCTTACTCAGCTCACGGAAGGCGTCAAAAGCCACTTCGCCACTGAAGATGAACAAGTTCGCATAAAGATTGCTAAATTTCCTGAGCAAGCACCTGAGTGGTTTTGGTGGAGACCCAATCTTAATGACTGGGACAACTTACCAGAAGTATCTGTACCTCGTGACCTGCGGAAAGAGTTGTTGCCAGAATTTATCCTGGGGTACTCCTCCGGCGAAAATGAAATTCTCAGCCTGCCATTTTTCAAAATGCGCTTTGTCCAATTTGACGAATATTGGGAA
This window contains:
- a CDS encoding restriction endonuclease subunit S produces the protein MPNCGQRIIEKQQYGQAKPGLNLTQIGNFEILDPDINFQHHFAAIVEKVEGIKSRYQESLADLETLYGALSQKAFKGELDLSRVPLSSESTEVMEEENHDTSEQQQTTNTSNLPAPSDLAALKSAEGRNAILDQWLAIWHEQLNNEPIPVQLFMEAAQQRLWEIADDGAQQRLWELTEDDTLELGAAEYDYVRAWIFESLGRGRLAQTYDDDKNRVQLKAVSNR